The segment AGGGGTGCCGTGCATGTCCTCACACTGGTCCGGCACAATCAAACTGAAATTCGGCATTTCCCCTGACTTCAGGTCGCTGGCCAGTTGATCCAGCGGCACCACCTGCTTTGCCCGGGCCATGTCCTGCTGGATGGATTTGAACAACAAAAACGGGTTGTGCTTGCGGGCATACCGTCCAAATACACCTGCAAAATTCACCTTCGAGCCTGCCTCAGGCAATCCCCCCAGGTAAGATTTCCAGCTGAGTCCGGCATGTTCCAGCTGGTCGGCCAGGTTGTCTCCCTTGAGCACCACGGTGGCATCATCGTCCTGAATGCCGTGCGTGCTTCCAGACACCAGCGCCACGTAATTCGGCAAACTTGGATGGGTGATCGCCCAGAAGTTGGTGGCAAGCCCGTATGTGCCAGCCAGCCGGTTGATTTCTGGCATGTTTTTGTTGCCGATCACCGAACCAAACCCATGGTTTTCCAGCACAATCACAAACACATGCCCAAAATGGGGTGTTTTGGCAGGGGCTGCACCCGCTGTACCCCAGCCCAGAAGTCCCAGCAGCAACAGAGGTTTCATGCCTGACCTTACCCTTGACCATGTTCCAGCAAAGTCAAGCATCACGCACTTCCTTTCTGCCCAGGGCCAACACCACAACCAGTAGCACAATCACCCCGGTCAGCAGCAGGGTCACGGTCCCAGCTCCCCACCCAAGCCCTCCCTGTGAAACGGGCACCCACATGAAATCCGCAAAAGAGGCTCCATAAGGTCGGGTGAAGATGTAAGACACCCAGAAAACCAGAATCTCTTGCCCTCTGAACAGCCGTTGAAACATCAGGGGCAAGATGAACAGCACCCCAAAAATCACTCCGGAAGTCAGCCAGCCCCAGTGGAAGGTCTTGGCGGTCAAATCGCCCACTGCAGTCCCCAGTGCAAAGGTGCACAGCACCACCACCCAGTAGAACACCTCCCGCCTGCGGGTGTGGATGCTGTGGATCGACAGTGTACCTTCAATGCGGTGCCAGAGCCAGAAAGTGATGAACAGGGAGACCAGGAAAAACAGGGCAGACACCAGGTAAGGGATGCCCAGGGCCACATGCACGGCGTCCGCAGCCAGGGTGCCAAACACACTGACCATCATCACCGCCGTCCAGTACACTCCGGGCCGGTACTGGTCCTGCTGGAACTGCCACAGCAGGGAAACCACCAGGCCCAGAACCCCAAAGGCCACCGCGGCCACTGGCCCCAGAGTGTGGGCCAGAAAATCCGAGGCGGCTTCACCCATCCCGGTGGTCAGCACCTTGATGGTCCAGAACAGCACCGTGACCTCTGGCACCTTGCTCAGCAGGTTTCGGACCCCACGGGGCCGATCAGCTTGCAGTTCGCGGCCCTGTTTCATCTGTCCTCCTGAACATGGTGCAGGTGAGCCAGGAACGGAGAAACCACAATCCAGTCCACAAATCTCAGGGTCCCAGAGCGCACCCCTACCAGTAAATTTCGGTTTGAACCCAGGAGGACACTTCCCACCCCGCCAAGCATGGCGCACCCCAGCACCGTTGAACAGCGCCCCTTCACGCTGCTCCAGGTGCAGTGGGCTGCCTGACGCAAGCCTCTGCCCCTATGCATGGGTGATCACCCCGGTGGAAACCAGCAGCAGGATCACAGTCCCTGCCACAATGCGGTAGAGGGCGAAACCCTGAAAATTGTGCCGGGAAATGAACCTGAGCAGCCACCCAATGGCCAGCAAACTGACTCCAAACGACACCAGCAGACCGATGAAAATGGTGGAGGCCCCCTGCTGACCCACCTCGTGCAGGTCTTTGATCAGGGAGAGCAGGGATGCACCTCCGAGCACCGGAATCGAGAGGTAGAAACTGAAACCCGTTGCTGCAGAACGGCTCATGCCCGAGAACATTCCTCCCAGGATGGTGCTGGCACTCCTGGAAACGCCGGGGATCAACGCAAAGATCTGGGCCAGACCCACGATGAGGGCCTGCCTCAGAGTGATCCCTGTGGTCTCATGGGTGGTTTCCCGTCTGGGCAACTGTTCTACAATGAGCATCACGATGCCCCCCACAATCAGCGAGATCGCCACCACTGTGGCATTGAAAAAATGGGTTTCAATGGTCTTCTTGAACAGCAAGGCCAGAATCCCGGCCGGCAAAGCTGCAATGAGGATGCCCAGCCAGAACTGTCGGACCTCTTTCGAGGTGGTGAGTCTCTGGGCCTGTTTGATGATGTCCCGAAAGTAAAACACCAGCACGGCCAGCACACCACCGAGTTGAATGAGAATTTCGAATGCGTTGCTGCTCCTAAAGTGCAACAGGTCGGCAGTGACGATCAGGTGCCCGGTGGAGGAAATGGGCAGGAATTCGGTGATGCCTTCCACCACGCCCATGATTGCGGCTTTGATCGAATCTAACATGTGGGGTTCTCCTGTGAAAGGTGCTGCTGGGCTTCTGCAAGTTGAAACTTTACGGTGACCTGAAAGCCCTCTGGGAGCCAGTGGGGTGTGAGGGTGGCATTCCACTGCTGGCACACCGAGGCCACGAAAGCCAGGCCCAGACCGGAACCTGCTGGGTGATGGGGAGACATGCCCCGCTCCAGGGGGCGAAGCAGGCGTTCCCACTCTTCTCGGGGAGGACCCTTTCCTGCGTCCTGCACTGTCAGCTGGTGATCTTCCACCTGCAGCAGGATGTTTTCGTTTGCAGGCCCGTATTTGAGGGCATTGTCCAGCAGGTTGAAAATGAGTTGCTGCAAGGCAACGGTTTCGGCCTGCACCCAGCTGGACTGCAGCTGGGTTTGAATCTGCTGTCTAACTGACTCAGGGAATTCTTGCACGGCCTGTTGCACAGCCAGTTGCAAATCCACCTGTTCCACCAGCACCTGTTCGGCTTGACTGAATTT is part of the Deinococcus roseus genome and harbors:
- a CDS encoding alkaline phosphatase family protein translates to MKPLLLLGLLGWGTAGAAPAKTPHFGHVFVIVLENHGFGSVIGNKNMPEINRLAGTYGLATNFWAITHPSLPNYVALVSGSTHGIQDDDATVVLKGDNLADQLEHAGLSWKSYLGGLPEAGSKVNFAGVFGRYARKHNPFLLFKSIQQDMARAKQVVPLDQLASDLKSGEMPNFSLIVPDQCEDMHGTPACRGGKNLEATGDQVAGELVRKIMTSKSWGKNDVIFLTFDEADESAPAQGPEKVDQGGRVVLVVVSGKARGPISSKVAFNHYSVLRTVEEGFGLPVMGEARNSRALWGFFP
- a CDS encoding COG4705 family protein, translating into MKQGRELQADRPRGVRNLLSKVPEVTVLFWTIKVLTTGMGEAASDFLAHTLGPVAAVAFGVLGLVVSLLWQFQQDQYRPGVYWTAVMMVSVFGTLAADAVHVALGIPYLVSALFFLVSLFITFWLWHRIEGTLSIHSIHTRRREVFYWVVVLCTFALGTAVGDLTAKTFHWGWLTSGVIFGVLFILPLMFQRLFRGQEILVFWVSYIFTRPYGASFADFMWVPVSQGGLGWGAGTVTLLLTGVIVLLVVVLALGRKEVRDA
- a CDS encoding undecaprenyl-diphosphate phosphatase, whose translation is MLDSIKAAIMGVVEGITEFLPISSTGHLIVTADLLHFRSSNAFEILIQLGGVLAVLVFYFRDIIKQAQRLTTSKEVRQFWLGILIAALPAGILALLFKKTIETHFFNATVVAISLIVGGIVMLIVEQLPRRETTHETTGITLRQALIVGLAQIFALIPGVSRSASTILGGMFSGMSRSAATGFSFYLSIPVLGGASLLSLIKDLHEVGQQGASTIFIGLLVSFGVSLLAIGWLLRFISRHNFQGFALYRIVAGTVILLLVSTGVITHA